In Natronococcus occultus SP4, the following proteins share a genomic window:
- a CDS encoding HEAT repeat domain-containing protein yields MSEDEANGDEEPADEPDEREAANEVEAEDEPDLDEDANELEAIRGQLDAFETQIEEFDAELEAAETEDDLDEVEPKLKAFREELEGLEIPDPPEDEEDDEDDEEDVVYPEEELQDRYDEIESDLEELEDDLEDQRGPYAEDVIGEIEGVSGTITGTRWTIEGEEELIDAVDDFLGETNDLLGASVTAPEDLEPTECAELREDVLDEDEGVPERLAATLEEVTDAVEAADLDPDEDAGTIAALLEATDEFESDVDDATEWTDLKVREQLRREGFYDVLDHVKDFPPEWHALKVHEKRGNVEMILLALDSLGSEFMEEHCLESLERMGPEEAIEPMVQKANRRDTTAMSILGKIGVDDEQVVDTLLDYVDSNVQLQRPAFRALGEIGAEDAVQPIAEELATNDDPTVRSNAARALGLIGDTRAIEPLADVLEDDDADRVRASAAWALNQISTAEALEVVADYADDRAYLVQAEAERADLEPAA; encoded by the coding sequence ATGAGCGAGGACGAAGCGAACGGTGACGAGGAGCCGGCCGACGAGCCGGACGAGCGGGAGGCTGCCAACGAGGTCGAAGCGGAAGACGAGCCAGACCTGGACGAGGACGCAAACGAGCTCGAGGCGATCCGCGGCCAGCTCGACGCCTTCGAGACCCAGATCGAGGAGTTCGATGCCGAGCTCGAGGCTGCCGAGACCGAGGACGATCTCGACGAGGTCGAGCCGAAGCTCAAGGCGTTCCGCGAGGAGCTCGAGGGGCTCGAGATCCCCGACCCTCCCGAAGACGAGGAAGACGACGAGGATGACGAGGAAGACGTCGTCTACCCCGAAGAGGAGCTCCAGGACCGCTACGACGAGATCGAAAGCGACCTCGAGGAGCTGGAGGACGACCTTGAGGACCAACGCGGCCCCTACGCCGAGGACGTGATCGGCGAGATCGAGGGCGTCAGCGGCACGATCACGGGCACCCGCTGGACGATCGAGGGCGAGGAGGAATTGATCGACGCCGTCGACGACTTCCTCGGGGAGACGAACGACCTCCTCGGCGCCTCCGTCACGGCTCCCGAGGACCTGGAGCCAACCGAGTGCGCCGAACTCCGCGAGGACGTCCTCGACGAGGACGAAGGCGTCCCCGAACGGCTCGCGGCGACGCTCGAGGAGGTCACCGACGCCGTCGAGGCCGCCGACCTCGACCCCGACGAGGACGCCGGGACGATCGCCGCCCTGCTCGAGGCGACTGACGAGTTCGAGAGCGACGTCGACGACGCCACCGAGTGGACCGATCTGAAGGTCCGCGAGCAGCTCCGCCGCGAGGGCTTTTACGACGTGCTCGATCACGTCAAGGACTTCCCGCCGGAGTGGCACGCCCTGAAGGTCCACGAGAAGCGCGGGAACGTCGAAATGATCCTGCTCGCGCTGGACTCGCTTGGCTCGGAGTTCATGGAGGAACACTGCCTGGAGTCCCTAGAGCGGATGGGTCCCGAGGAAGCGATCGAGCCGATGGTCCAGAAGGCAAACCGCCGGGATACGACGGCGATGAGCATCCTCGGGAAGATCGGCGTCGACGACGAGCAGGTCGTCGACACGCTGCTCGACTACGTCGACTCGAACGTCCAGCTCCAGCGCCCCGCGTTCAGGGCGCTGGGCGAGATCGGCGCCGAGGACGCCGTCCAACCGATCGCCGAGGAGCTTGCCACCAACGACGACCCGACGGTCCGCAGCAACGCCGCCCGCGCGCTCGGGCTAATCGGTGACACCCGAGCCATCGAGCCCCTGGCCGACGTCCTCGAGGACGACGACGCCGACCGCGTCCGGGCCAGCGCCGCCTGGGCACTCAACCAGATCAGCACGGCGGAGGCCCTCGAGGTCGTCGCCGACTACGCCGACGACCGCGCCTACCTCGTCCAGGCCGAGGCCGAGCGCGCCGATCTCGAGCCCGCAGCCTGA
- a CDS encoding KEOPS complex subunit Pcc1 has product MSRRATIRTTHDDPELIARALAPDNTDEMETTTEADAVVTRIERETTAGLHSTVDDYAVNLAVALEVAQQTHPTDAGTASDTPDNTES; this is encoded by the coding sequence ATGAGTCGGCGGGCGACGATCCGAACGACCCACGACGATCCGGAGCTGATCGCGCGGGCGCTCGCGCCCGACAACACCGACGAGATGGAGACGACGACGGAGGCCGACGCGGTCGTCACGCGGATCGAACGCGAGACGACCGCCGGGCTTCACTCGACGGTCGACGACTACGCGGTCAACCTCGCGGTCGCGCTCGAGGTCGCACAGCAGACACACCCGACGGACGCGGGCACTGCGTCCGACACCCCAGATAACACAGAATCATGA
- a CDS encoding protein sorting system archaetidylserine synthase (This PssA-like phosphatidyltransferase, along with a PssD-like decarboxylase, is required in Haloarchaea for the archaeosortase ArtA to replace the PGF-CTERM sorting signal with a C-terminal lipid anchor.) produces the protein MLPRFVGRLGIADAVTIANATLGFVAIVVAFVDIELAARLILLAAIADGLDGLLARRYGGTEAGPYLDSLADVASFSVAPAVLAFVVVTDGLGIGFEAVTAELLVVTAICALFVAMAVTRLGLYTAYDTTGSYTEGVQTTLAATIIGAAILAGDPAGIPVLILAVTAAFTYLMVSPIRYPDLLARDAAIMGVVHALAILVPTAAGRTFPYALLTLGIAYMTLSPWLYWRPEPRRTETDLHGNA, from the coding sequence ATGCTTCCGCGGTTCGTCGGACGACTGGGTATCGCGGACGCGGTGACGATCGCCAACGCGACGCTTGGCTTCGTCGCGATCGTCGTCGCGTTCGTCGACATCGAACTCGCCGCACGACTGATCTTGCTAGCGGCGATCGCCGACGGACTCGACGGCCTGCTCGCGCGTCGCTACGGCGGCACCGAGGCGGGCCCGTACCTCGACTCGCTTGCCGACGTCGCCTCCTTCTCGGTCGCCCCCGCCGTCCTCGCGTTCGTCGTCGTCACCGACGGGCTCGGGATCGGCTTCGAGGCCGTCACCGCCGAGCTGCTCGTCGTCACCGCGATCTGTGCGCTGTTCGTCGCGATGGCGGTCACCCGGCTGGGGCTGTACACGGCCTACGACACGACCGGCAGCTACACCGAGGGCGTTCAGACGACGCTGGCCGCGACGATCATCGGCGCCGCGATCCTCGCCGGCGATCCCGCCGGGATCCCCGTCCTCATCCTGGCGGTCACGGCTGCGTTCACCTACCTGATGGTCTCACCGATCCGGTACCCCGACCTGCTCGCTCGAGACGCTGCCATCATGGGCGTCGTTCACGCGCTCGCGATCCTCGTCCCGACGGCTGCGGGCCGAACGTTTCCCTACGCCCTGTTGACGCTTGGAATCGCGTACATGACGCTGAGCCCGTGGCTCTACTGGCGGCCCGAGCCCAGACGGACCGAAACCGACCTGCATGGAAACGCTTAG
- a CDS encoding cupredoxin domain-containing protein: MNRRVYLAAVGTGAAAGLAGCTSVLSVFDDDDDGPCAGEDCDIGMSRNEFLPETYEASVGETVVWKNTSGADHTVTALENQIPEEAEYFASGGYDDEETAIDAWHEYRGGRLGTRDTYEHTFEVPGTYTYICEPHVKGGMIGEVVVVE; this comes from the coding sequence ATGAACCGGCGCGTCTACCTCGCCGCCGTCGGAACCGGTGCCGCGGCCGGGCTGGCCGGCTGTACGTCCGTCCTCAGCGTATTCGACGATGACGACGACGGCCCGTGTGCCGGCGAGGACTGTGACATCGGCATGAGCCGCAACGAGTTCCTTCCCGAGACCTACGAGGCCAGCGTCGGCGAGACCGTCGTCTGGAAAAACACCAGCGGCGCCGACCACACCGTCACCGCCCTCGAGAATCAGATCCCCGAGGAGGCCGAGTACTTCGCCAGCGGCGGCTACGACGACGAGGAGACGGCGATCGACGCCTGGCACGAGTACCGCGGCGGTCGGCTCGGTACCCGCGACACCTACGAACACACCTTCGAGGTACCCGGCACCTACACCTACATCTGCGAACCCCACGTTAAGGGCGGGATGATCGGCGAGGTCGTCGTCGTGGAGTAG
- a CDS encoding long-chain-fatty-acid--CoA ligase, translated as MEVPLLVTDFLDRARKYYGDEEAIVATTGDRYTYAEFGDRADRLSSVLQGRGIEKGDRVAVLDPNTHYHLESAYGIMQLGAVHTPLNYRLTPEDYAYMLDDAGVDAVVADYEYAHKIDAVRDEVPTETFIATDADALEDCDGEWLDFEALIGEADADYDRPEMHEDDVITINYTSGTTGDPKGVMRTHRTESLHAQLVTIHHEISDDDVYLWTLPMFHVNGWGHIYAITGMGAKHVCTRGTDAETNLRQIREEDVSFLCCAPTVLTLFEEYLEEADVPTTGDAPMRVTAAGAAPPESIIETVEEEFGWHFRQLYGATETGPLIGTSATRRLIDEDSEERFALKKRQGIAPLATEVEVVDDDGTEVPWDDETIGEIVVRGNQVMDGYWEKPEETEAAFNDKREGWFHTGDLAVVNENGLMAIQDRKKDIIVSGGENISSIELEDALFDHPDVGDVAIIPAPSEKWGETPKAFVVPANGDPENPQVTEDDLTAYTRERLAGYKVVHRVEFVDELPKTATGKIQKYELREQEWEDEESMVGQG; from the coding sequence ATGGAGGTTCCGCTCCTCGTAACCGACTTTCTCGACCGGGCGCGCAAGTACTACGGCGACGAGGAGGCTATCGTCGCCACGACGGGTGACCGCTACACCTACGCCGAGTTCGGCGACCGCGCCGACAGGCTCTCTTCGGTACTCCAGGGGCGGGGCATCGAAAAGGGCGATCGAGTCGCAGTACTCGACCCGAACACACACTACCACCTCGAGTCGGCCTACGGAATCATGCAGCTCGGGGCGGTCCATACGCCGCTGAACTACCGGTTGACCCCCGAGGACTACGCGTACATGCTCGACGACGCCGGCGTCGACGCCGTCGTTGCGGACTACGAGTACGCCCACAAGATCGACGCCGTTCGCGACGAGGTGCCCACGGAGACCTTTATCGCGACCGACGCCGACGCCCTCGAGGACTGTGACGGCGAGTGGCTCGACTTCGAGGCGCTGATCGGCGAGGCCGACGCCGACTACGACCGCCCCGAGATGCACGAGGACGACGTCATCACGATCAACTACACCTCGGGGACGACGGGCGATCCGAAGGGCGTCATGCGGACCCACCGGACCGAGTCCTTACACGCCCAGCTGGTGACGATCCACCACGAGATCAGCGACGACGACGTCTACCTCTGGACGCTGCCGATGTTCCACGTCAACGGCTGGGGGCACATCTACGCGATCACGGGGATGGGCGCGAAACACGTCTGTACCCGCGGGACCGACGCCGAGACGAACCTCCGGCAGATCCGCGAGGAAGACGTCTCCTTCCTCTGTTGTGCGCCGACCGTCCTCACCCTGTTCGAGGAGTACCTCGAGGAGGCCGACGTGCCGACGACGGGCGACGCGCCGATGCGGGTCACCGCGGCCGGCGCAGCGCCACCCGAGAGCATCATCGAGACCGTCGAGGAGGAGTTCGGCTGGCACTTCCGCCAGCTCTACGGGGCGACCGAGACCGGCCCGCTGATCGGCACCTCCGCGACCCGGCGGCTGATCGACGAGGACAGCGAGGAGCGGTTCGCGCTGAAGAAGCGCCAGGGGATCGCCCCGCTGGCGACCGAGGTCGAGGTCGTCGACGACGACGGAACCGAAGTCCCCTGGGACGACGAGACGATCGGCGAGATCGTCGTCCGGGGGAACCAGGTGATGGACGGCTACTGGGAGAAACCCGAGGAGACCGAGGCGGCGTTCAACGACAAACGCGAGGGCTGGTTCCACACCGGCGACCTGGCGGTCGTCAACGAGAACGGCCTGATGGCGATTCAGGACCGCAAGAAAGACATCATCGTCTCTGGCGGGGAGAACATCTCGAGTATCGAACTCGAGGACGCCCTCTTCGACCACCCCGACGTCGGCGACGTCGCGATCATCCCCGCACCCAGCGAGAAGTGGGGCGAGACGCCGAAGGCGTTCGTCGTGCCCGCGAACGGCGACCCCGAGAACCCGCAGGTCACCGAGGACGACCTGACGGCCTACACCCGCGAACGGCTCGCGGGCTACAAGGTCGTCCACCGCGTCGAGTTCGTCGACGAACTGCCAAAGACCGCGACGGGGAAGATCCAGAAGTACGAACTCCGCGAGCAGGAGTGGGAGGACGAGGAGTCGATGGTCGGACAGGGCTGA
- a CDS encoding DUF3179 domain-containing (seleno)protein, protein MNVRQVVPKDAIPSIDAPTFGPDHAGEPDGEVIVLEGSRPKAYPLRILPYHEIVNDTIADYFDGEGFGLAAHRGTDGERSWDREDLDPKTVVLGVAFEDEALGFPLPRVEDDGGVVHETVGGTDIVVLATDDGVHAFENPGYEFERTDDGQVRADGTTWDGVTGAAADGRELDRVPARRLFAFAWRDDHGADAFY, encoded by the coding sequence ATGAACGTCCGACAGGTCGTTCCGAAGGACGCGATTCCCAGCATCGACGCGCCGACGTTCGGCCCGGACCACGCCGGCGAGCCCGACGGCGAGGTGATCGTCCTCGAGGGGTCTCGGCCGAAAGCGTACCCGCTTCGCATCCTTCCCTATCACGAGATCGTCAACGATACGATCGCCGACTACTTCGACGGCGAGGGGTTCGGACTCGCGGCCCACCGCGGTACGGACGGCGAGCGGTCGTGGGATCGTGAGGACCTCGATCCCAAGACGGTCGTCCTCGGCGTGGCGTTCGAGGACGAGGCGCTCGGATTCCCCCTGCCCCGAGTCGAGGACGACGGCGGCGTCGTCCACGAGACCGTCGGCGGGACTGACATCGTCGTCCTCGCGACCGACGACGGCGTCCACGCCTTCGAGAACCCGGGCTACGAGTTCGAGCGAACCGACGACGGACAGGTTCGAGCCGACGGGACGACGTGGGACGGCGTGACGGGCGCCGCGGCGGACGGACGCGAACTCGACCGAGTGCCGGCGCGGCGGCTCTTCGCGTTCGCCTGGCGGGACGATCACGGCGCCGACGCCTTCTACTGA
- a CDS encoding long-chain-fatty-acid--CoA ligase codes for MKTAMRTTDFLDRAVDLYDDVTGIVAHDGTEYTYAEVNERVNRLAHALAERGVERGDRVALLAPNTHYFIETLYATNKLGAVFVPLNYRLTPDEYEYILGDCAATTLIADYDYADKIEPIRDSIPAETFVGYRADEIDGQWEDYEDVLADQPTDEPDRPDISEDDDASINYTSGTTGDPKGVVRTHRTEHWHALVLNQHMEIRDDDVYLWTLPMFHCNGWGHTYAITGTGGTHVCQRTFDAEGVLDRVREYDVTFMCGAPTVLNSLIQYHDEHDVETTGECDVRIATAGSAPATATIETVEDEFDWRIIHIYGLTETAPIIATSNSSRRLAQRGRELKVKQGAETLCTDVRVVDEDGEDVPRDGETIGEIVVRGNQVMDRYLNKPDATEQAFSERLEGYFHTGDLATIDEDGMVAIQDRKKDIIISGGENISSIELEDVLYDHPDVQKAAVIPVPSEQWGETPKALIVPGADAEPTEEEIVDFVTDHLAGYKKPTSVEVVEDLPETATGKVQKYELREQYWDDAERRVGQQ; via the coding sequence ATGAAAACGGCAATGCGGACCACGGACTTCCTCGATCGGGCCGTCGACCTCTACGACGACGTGACAGGGATCGTCGCCCACGACGGCACCGAGTACACCTACGCGGAGGTCAACGAGCGGGTGAACCGGCTCGCTCACGCCCTCGCGGAGCGAGGCGTCGAGCGGGGCGACCGGGTGGCCCTGCTGGCGCCGAACACCCACTACTTCATCGAGACGCTGTACGCGACGAACAAGCTGGGGGCGGTGTTCGTCCCGCTGAACTACCGCCTGACGCCCGACGAGTACGAGTACATCCTCGGCGACTGTGCCGCGACCACCCTGATCGCCGACTACGACTACGCCGACAAGATCGAGCCGATTCGGGACTCGATCCCCGCCGAGACGTTCGTCGGCTACCGTGCCGACGAGATCGACGGCCAGTGGGAAGATTACGAGGACGTCCTCGCCGACCAGCCGACCGACGAGCCCGACAGGCCCGACATCAGCGAGGACGACGACGCCAGCATCAACTACACCTCGGGGACGACGGGCGACCCGAAAGGCGTCGTCCGCACCCACCGCACCGAACACTGGCACGCCCTCGTGCTGAACCAACACATGGAGATCCGGGACGACGACGTCTACCTCTGGACGCTGCCGATGTTTCACTGCAACGGGTGGGGCCACACGTACGCGATCACGGGCACCGGCGGCACCCACGTCTGCCAGCGCACCTTCGACGCCGAGGGCGTCCTCGATCGGGTTCGGGAGTACGACGTGACGTTCATGTGCGGGGCGCCGACGGTGCTCAACTCCCTCATCCAGTACCACGACGAACACGACGTCGAGACCACCGGCGAGTGCGACGTCCGGATCGCGACCGCCGGCAGCGCGCCCGCGACCGCCACCATCGAGACCGTCGAGGACGAGTTCGACTGGCGGATTATCCACATCTACGGGCTGACCGAGACGGCACCGATTATCGCGACCAGCAACTCGTCGCGACGGCTCGCCCAGCGCGGGCGCGAGCTCAAGGTCAAGCAGGGCGCCGAAACGCTGTGTACGGACGTCCGTGTCGTCGACGAGGACGGCGAGGACGTCCCCCGCGACGGGGAGACGATCGGCGAGATCGTCGTCCGGGGGAACCAGGTGATGGATCGCTATCTCAACAAACCCGACGCGACCGAACAGGCCTTCTCCGAGCGCCTCGAGGGCTACTTCCACACCGGCGACCTCGCGACGATCGACGAGGACGGGATGGTCGCGATTCAGGACCGCAAGAAAGACATCATCATCTCCGGCGGGGAGAACATCTCGAGCATCGAGCTCGAGGACGTCCTCTACGACCACCCGGACGTCCAGAAGGCCGCGGTGATCCCCGTTCCGAGCGAGCAGTGGGGCGAGACGCCGAAGGCGCTGATCGTCCCCGGAGCCGACGCCGAGCCGACCGAGGAGGAGATCGTCGACTTCGTCACGGATCACCTCGCGGGCTACAAGAAGCCGACGAGCGTTGAGGTCGTCGAGGATCTCCCCGAGACGGCGACGGGGAAGGTCCAGAAGTACGAGCTCCGCGAGCAGTACTGGGACGACGCCGAGCGACGCGTCGGCCAGCAGTAA
- a CDS encoding 30S ribosomal protein S3ae, whose translation MSERSVSRAKQEKRWYTIHAPEQFDRKELGETPADEPEKVYDRTIETTLGELTDNASENNTKLTFKITDVGSDAAYTEFQEHALTRDYLRSLVRRGASKIEAYVTILTTDDYRVQVQPVAFTTKKADASQEKAIREQMVQMIEEAAAERTFEELIDSIVEGRLSSAIYGEAKTIYPLRRVEIQKTTLEAYPEEVAEEEATSVDVDEEDVATDE comes from the coding sequence ATGAGTGAACGTTCAGTTTCACGCGCGAAACAGGAAAAGCGGTGGTACACCATCCACGCTCCCGAGCAGTTCGACCGCAAGGAGCTCGGTGAAACCCCCGCTGACGAACCGGAAAAGGTCTACGACCGAACCATCGAGACGACGCTCGGCGAGCTGACCGACAACGCCAGCGAGAACAACACGAAGCTGACCTTCAAGATCACCGACGTCGGCAGCGACGCGGCGTACACGGAGTTCCAGGAACACGCCCTGACCCGTGACTACCTGCGCTCGCTGGTCCGTCGCGGTGCCTCGAAGATCGAGGCCTACGTCACCATCCTGACGACCGACGACTACCGCGTCCAGGTCCAGCCCGTCGCCTTCACGACGAAAAAGGCCGACGCGAGCCAGGAGAAGGCCATCCGCGAACAGATGGTCCAGATGATCGAGGAGGCCGCCGCCGAGCGGACCTTCGAGGAGCTCATCGACAGCATCGTCGAGGGACGGCTCTCCTCGGCGATCTACGGTGAGGCCAAGACGATCTACCCGCTGCGCCGCGTCGAGATCCAGAAGACGACCCTCGAGGCCTACCCCGAGGAAGTCGCCGAAGAGGAAGCGACCTCCGTCGACGTCGACGAGGAAGACGTCGCGACCGACGAGTAA
- a CDS encoding 30S ribosomal protein S15 → MARMHTRRRGSSGSDKPTADEPPEWSDVDADDIEARVVELAEQGYDPSQIGLKLRDEGVTGTPVPDVKLATGKKITEILEENDAKADIPEDLRSLMERAVRLREHVQENPQDYQNKRALQNTESKVRRLVDYYRGDELEADFQYSYDVAVEILEE, encoded by the coding sequence ATGGCACGAATGCACACCCGCCGTCGCGGCTCGTCCGGATCGGACAAGCCGACGGCAGACGAACCGCCGGAGTGGAGCGACGTCGACGCGGACGACATCGAAGCCCGCGTCGTCGAACTGGCAGAGCAGGGCTACGATCCCAGCCAGATCGGGCTCAAGCTGCGTGACGAGGGCGTCACGGGCACGCCCGTTCCGGACGTCAAGCTGGCGACCGGAAAGAAGATCACCGAGATCCTCGAGGAGAACGACGCGAAAGCCGACATCCCCGAGGACCTGCGCAGTCTGATGGAGCGTGCGGTGCGCCTGCGCGAGCACGTCCAGGAGAACCCCCAGGACTACCAGAACAAACGCGCCCTGCAAAACACCGAGTCGAAGGTTCGCCGCCTCGTCGACTACTACCGCGGCGACGAACTCGAGGCCGACTTCCAGTACTCCTACGACGTGGCAGTCGAGATCCTCGAGGAGTAA